The nucleotide sequence TGGAACACACATGCCTCCCATGGCCACTGGGTGTGTATCTCACACCTGACATCTTTGTATTCTTCCCTCCAGTTCTGCAGAAGCTCCGTGGTGATAGAGATGTGTCTCAGGACATCCAGGAGATGAAAGAAGAAAGTGCAAAAATGTcccaggaaaagaaagcaactgTGCCAGAGCTCTTCCGTTCTGCAAACTACCGTCAAGCCATTATCATTGCCATCATGCTgcagctgtcccagcagctcTCGGGCATCAATGCTGTGAGTTATCTTGCTGTCCCATCTTCAGGGCCTCACTTATCTCTGGCTAAACTTGCACTTGCTACTGGTGTGGAGAGAACTTGTAAGTCCCAAAACATTTTGTGCCTTGACTGGAGGTCACTGTTTTGTCATGTGGCAAAGATGCTAAGATGGAAAATGGATATTATGGCTTTTGCTATCCCCACATGCACCCTGGTGAGACACTGCAGCCTTGCACCAAGTGAATGAACCTTGTCTGGAAGCATGCTGTTTTATAGCATTGAGTGCTGCTTAGAAACTCCCTGCTGGATGAGCAAGCTGTTAGGCAGAGGATGAGGAATGTGTTCTCAAACATGGAATTGTGACTTTGTCcaactttttcttctcttcccaggTATTCTATTATTCTACAGGGATTTTTGAAAGAGCTGGTATCACACAACCTGTCTATGCCACCATTGGAGCTGGTGTGGTAAACACAGTCTTCACTGTGGTGTCGGTGAGTGGAACAGGGCTGCCCACCTGGGCCTGTCCCTGGCAGATGGGACTGCAGACAAGTAGCCAGGTAGCAGCAAGGCACTGGGCTATTCACTGATCCATAGGAGCAAAGACCAGAGTGCATCAAAGGCATGGTGGGAGGAGAGATGGGCAGAAAGAGGTGGTAGTGTTGTCTTAGATGGAAGAGAAGGTAGAAAAGGAGTGCATGTGGGGAAAAGCGTGATGAGAGAAAGCAGTAGCAAGAACCAGAGTAGGAGAACTTGTGCTGATGATGGAGCAGCCTGGTGATCTGCTCTGAGGTCACCATGGTCTCTGAGGTTTACAGGCAGATGAGGAAGAAGTGCAGGAGATACTGAGCGAGGAAGTCTGAACTGCTTTTGCTGCCAAAGTAATgaacttttttctccttctgctttctcttttccagctgttcctgGTGGAACGTGCAGGGCGCCGGACCCTCCATTTAATTGGCTTGGCTGGcatggctgtgtgtgctgctaTTATGACTGTAGCTTTAGCTCTGAAGGTGAGTGATCAGTGTCATTGTCCAGGCTGACCCCAGCACGAACCTATAAGTACATCTTTGCTCTGCAATGCTGTCCTGTAAGCAGGTAGAGCTCAGGCTAGAGCCAATTGTGCAGTGGAGAGAGCGATTTTATAACTTTGGGAACTGCTACAGTGTTCACAGTGCAGCTGAGAAAGTTGTGACACTGCAGATGGCATTGTGCTGATGGTATTCTGCTCCCTTGCAGGACACCGTGGACTGGATCAGATACATCAGCATTGTTGCCACTTTTGGCTTTGTGGCTCTTTTTGAAATTGGCCCTGGTCCTATCCCATGGTTCATTGTGGCAGAACTTTTCAGTCAGGGCCCACGACCTGCAGCCATGGCAGTAGCTGGTTGTTCCAACTGGACCTCCAATTTCTTGGTGGGGATGCTCTTCCCCTATGCAGAGGTAAGTCCTGGTTTATAAACCACTGTGAGACCACTGCAACTTTGGAATAGCTGTCCAGAAAGGTAGTAGTAGAATGTGCATATTTGAAGACTTTGACCTGATTATGACCTTTAATaacccagcctctcctggaaaCTGTCCCTGCTTTGAGAAGAGGGCTGGTGAATTTTCCAGAGGTTTCTGAGTTATGATTGTTACTGGAGGTGGCTGCTCACTTTATATTCTGCTGTCTTAACTTACAAAGCAGCTTACAAATAATTTGGAAGAGCCATCTTAGTTAGCACATCAGGgcttttggtttaaaaaaagcataatttctGGTCACCATCAGGAAGATTAAAGACCTTTAGAAATGTAGGAATGTAATCTCAATTTTCCAAATGTGGTGATGAGAAAAAAGTAAGGGCACTGTTGGAGAAAGGTGTTGGATTTTTAACCTGTCAGCAGCAAATAACCTTATAtgtgatttgaaaataaaaccttttgtGTTTGTCCTCCATGCAGAAACTATGTGGCTCCTATGTCTTCCTCatcttccttgttttcctggTCATCTTCTTTGTCTTCACCTTCTTCAAAGTGCCAGAGACTAAGGGCAGGACTTTTGAAGACATCTCCAGGGGCTTTGAAGGACGAGGAGCAAACCCCCCCTCATCACCCCAGAAGACTCCCATGGTGGAGCTCGATAAAGCAGCTGTCTAAGTTCCATGACACACTCGTTCTTTTAACTCGTTCATGCTTAAAGAGTCATTAAAGgaatgaaataagaaaaccaTGAGAACTGGGACGTTTTTCCCCTCCTCAATTGCTGCTATATTCTTCTTTTCACCCACATGCTCTCCCATTCTGCCAGGCTTGCCAGCATTAAGCAAATCTGATATGGGTGATCTGCCATACTGGAAAGCACCTGGCACTTGCAAAAATATTCTCATCTTTCCTACCACAAGCGTCAGGAGAACAGAGAAAAGCTGgcaatatttttacttttctcatATAAAATTGCCATTTGGGGTTAACATACTTATGCACACAGTGACCATTATGTATTTGAACCTAATTACTATTTTTGTAGTGAGTTGAAGTGACGCGCTAATCAAGTCCCCAGCCCTTTGAATCTACTCTGTGTGCGTGTGTATGGTGTTACACTGGAATTTAGCAAGCTTACCAAAAAGCCATCTTGCTTTTTCCTATCCAGTgtgcacttcttttttttagcCTCAGGAAAAAGGGGACCAAGTCACATGCatatttttcctgctcttttattttttgtatagACAGACTGAAAGCATACTTTTACttcagtttatttatttgtatgtcactttgtaaatatttatttttttaacagtgtACAAAAATGTACAGATAAAGAAATTGGAGAAGTTTAAGAGAAATAGCTACTCTAACAAAAGATGCTGTAGACTTGAGGTGCAATAAGACTGTAAAGGAGATATGTGGTACTGAAAAGGAGATTGAGCATTTTAGGTGGTATGTACAGCAGAGCCAATTATGCACATCACGTTGACGTTATTTGTGCCCTCTGGAAGGAAATTTGAAGAGTTGTGTACTTGTGGGAAGAGGTATGTTTCTGCACTAAAATCTCTGTTATTAGGGATTTTTGGTGtctgttttaaataattgttCTCAAGTGTTGATGAGAGTGTGATATTGCATCTTACAATGGGTGTTTTGGATTATATTTTCAGACATGGTTTTAAGCATTCTGTAGATGATTGAGGGTGGTGATTGCAAACCAGAAGGTaatttttcctgccttctcatgattttatttctttttggcTTCTGTTATAGTCTAGTACGTcataaattctgaaatttgCAGATTGTCATTAAAAGGAGTGCAaggataaaaattattttccaaagttGTTCCTATAAATATTACAGAGGCATGTAGCATGACCCTCCTGGACACAGGCATGATCAGTTGTGGTACATGTAGGTTCATAAGGGTAGAGGTGCAGGACTAGACACCAGAGCTACTGGAATTTGCTTGTTTAGCAGTGTGAAAGGTCTGTAGTGCTCAGTCCCCTGCTTGGTTGAAGGCTAGATGTTTTTTTTGCCCCATATATCCTTTCTGGAAGGTCTGCATGATGTGGTGCTCACCAGTGTGCTTTGTAGATGTGTGCAGCTCTGTAATAGTGCCTCTGTTCAAAGGGATGTGGCAGGCAGTAATTGTTCATCAGTAAATGTCAGTCTCCTTGCTTGTCATTCCACTGGGAAATTGAGTTTGTGTGTCCCCCCCCACCCTTGCTGCTGAGCTAGAACAGCTCAGTCAGGCAGGCAAAAAGTAGCACATAGGGTACACTTGCAGTCAAGGAGGGGCAGCTTTAACCACTGCAGCATTCTGTGACAGGCTCCAGGCACGTGCCTGTCCAGACCTGCACAAAAGAGCTAAAGGTAGCACAGAGGTAGGTCCAATTTAAACTCCTGCTCTTCTGAGATCAAGCTGCAGTTTTTGGATGTGGTCAAACTCAGGTCACCCTGCTGGAATTCATTACTGGATAGTGTAGAAGAGAGGCAGACCCACAGATTCTGAGGTGGTAAAAGGAAGAAAGGCTTAGCAAGGTTGGAATGACAGCGAGACTTTGGTAGCATGGATAGCCCAAGCTTTCTTGCCAACATAATGCTTCAGAGCAGGTTAGAGAAATTTCCATTGATGTATACTCTGGGGGGTCTGTCTGGCATTTTCAATAACTAGTGATGACATTTCTACCTTCCCTAATGAGAAACAGTTGCAAAGATCAGTTAAATTTGTGGCTGTTAAATGCTTCCTgtgaattaatttgaaatgcCCCAGCTTCGCCCAATGCAATCATATTACATCCAGTTTTCCCTAGCTTTTTATCAGGCTTACATGCCAGGTATTTAATCTTGGAAGTAGTATATATGACTTCCCTCCCAATTTTGAGATTTTGGCTCAGTTACATAGATTTCTGTGCCCTTCCTTTggccctccagcacatccagaTATGATATTTCTATATGGGTATCTGTATGTTAGGAAATTACCCCACAGCTGTGTATAAGAGCATTCCATAGTTTGCATCAATGTGTGTTGGCTTGGACAGAAATGTGTAGGCCTTTCTCACATGGTATctgttactttctttttctgtaatgGCATTGTGAATATTTCTGATGGATTTTATATGCTTATTAAGGTGGTTGTTTCctggttttgaaataaaaaaaatattaaataaatatctgaTTTGGATTTTACCTTTATCCTGTAGGTCTTGTGTTTTTATCACAGCCTGGGACTGCACCCTGAAATGTCAACAGCACCTACCCTGCAACCTTTTTGGGTAGCTAAGCATTCTGGATTTGCTGTTTTATCCTAATGGAAGTGATAATTCATCTCAGCCTCTATGCAAATTGTCTTTAATTCCCTTACTATTATTTCTTGGCAATTTTTAAACTACAGAGATGTGCTTCTCTGGTTCTTGTTTACCCAAATACTTTTTGTGTGCAAATATTTTCCCAGtggaagaggaagggagagaagtgTCTAGAGGTTATGAGTCCTGCCCAGAGCTAAAGAATCTGAGACTTCTTTGTTCTTgtgcccctgctctgctccgACTGTGATCGTCTTCTCTTTCCACCTTTTCCCTGTAGCTGATGCTTTACTCCCTCTGGTTAGGATGTGACCTTCATATCCTCCTGTGAGATTGTGCCTATGTACACTCAGTAATGGATATTAGAAAGGAGCAGGGGCATGGAGGAATAACCCCACTGCCCCAGGAGCTGATCCCGTAGCTCAGGGACTGCAGCATTCCTTGGACCACGCTCAGGTCTCTGGGCTACTCTCAAAAAATATGTGAACAAAATATCCTTTAGTGGAAGAGGATGGAATGAagtgaaaggaaggaaaatatggCAGACCCCAGAGTGCCGTAGAGCAGGAATATGGCTAATATGACTCCAGAGTCAGCAGGCTGCTAAAGCCTAAAACAAGGGAAAATGTAGGGAACACTAAAGTTTGAAAAAGCTCAGCAGAGCAGTGATCCCATGACGACTTTCTGAAAGCTGCTGTTCCTGGCTGCTGCGTGTTCCTAGCTCATGCTTGTGTTTTGCTAAGCTTGGTATGCAACCAGCCTTGGAGCTGGGGAGTGCCCTGGGCTAATCTGTCTAGTACTGTTTTTCAATTCTAGCTCAACTATAAAAACAAAGCCCAGCCATCCAAATTCATAAAGCATATCCAGCTCAAACTTAAC is from Cinclus cinclus chromosome 2, bCinCin1.1, whole genome shotgun sequence and encodes:
- the LOC134041136 gene encoding solute carrier family 2, facilitated glucose transporter member 3; the protein is MDTKKKITAPLVYAVCIATIGSLQFGYNTGVINAPEKIIQKFFNKTLSERSGRAVSQELLTSLWSLSVAIFSVGGMIGSFSVSLFVNRFGRRNSMLLVNVLAFTGGLLMAFSKAAKAVEMLIIGRFVIGAFCGLCTGFVPMYISEVSPTSVRGAFGTLNQLGIVVGILVAQIFGLEAIMGTEGLWPMLLGFTVLPAIVQCIGLLFCPESPRFLLINKMEEEKAQAVLQKLRGDRDVSQDIQEMKEESAKMSQEKKATVPELFRSANYRQAIIIAIMLQLSQQLSGINAVFYYSTGIFERAGITQPVYATIGAGVVNTVFTVVSLFLVERAGRRTLHLIGLAGMAVCAAIMTVALALKDTVDWIRYISIVATFGFVALFEIGPGPIPWFIVAELFSQGPRPAAMAVAGCSNWTSNFLVGMLFPYAEKLCGSYVFLIFLVFLVIFFVFTFFKVPETKGRTFEDISRGFEGRGANPPSSPQKTPMVELDKAAV